From one Sus scrofa isolate TJ Tabasco breed Duroc chromosome 9, Sscrofa11.1, whole genome shotgun sequence genomic stretch:
- the LOC106504901 gene encoding olfactory receptor 6X1, with translation MRNGTAITEFILLGFPGIQGLQAPLFIVIFFIYILTLAGNGLIIAIVWAEPRLRIPMYFFLCNLSFLEIWYTTTVLPKLLETLLVARTAICTPCCLLQAFFHFFLGTTEFFILTIMSFDRYLAICKPLHYPTIMSSKLCLQLALSSWVVGFTIVFCQMVLLIQLPFCGNNVINHFYCDVGPILKAACTDTSILELLGLLATILVIPGSLLFTIVSYIYILSTILRIPSATGRQKAFSTCASHLTVVSLLYGAVLFMYLRPTAHSSFKMNKVVSVLNTILTPLLNPFIYTIRNKEVKGALRKAMVCPKTHHPV, from the coding sequence ATGAGAAATGGCACTGCAATAACAGAGTTCATCCTCCTAGGCTTTCCTGGTATCCAAGGACTACAAGCCCCTCTGTTTATAGTCATCTTTTTCATCTACATATTAACCCTTGCAGGCAATGGGCTCATTATTGCCATTGTCTGGGCTGAGCCCAGGCTACGCattcccatgtacttctttctttGCAACTTGTCCTTCCTGGAGATCTGGTATACTACCACAGTCCTCCCCAAACTGCTAGAAACTCTTTTGGTGGCAAGAACAGCAATCTGTACCCCCTGCTGCCTGCTGCAGGCCTTCTTCCACTTCTTCCTGGGCACCACTGAGTTCTTCATCCTCACCATCATGTCTTTTGACCGTTAcctggccatctgcaagcccctTCACTACCCCACCATCATGTCCAGCAAGCTCTGCCTGCAACTAGCCCTCAGCTCCTGGGTGGTTGGCTTCACCATTGTCTTTTGTCAGATGGTGCTGCTCATCCAACTACCATTCTGTGGCAACAATGTCATCAACCACTTCTATTGTGATGTTGGTCCCATCTTGAAAGCAGCCTGTACAGACACAAGCATTTTGGAGCTCCTGGGTCTCTTAGCAACCATCCTGGTGATCCCAGGATCACTCCTCTTCACTATAGTATCTTATATCTATATCCTGTCCACCATCCTACGGATTCCTTCAGCCACTGGCCGCCAGAAGGCTTTTTCTACCTGTGCCTCTCACCTGACCGTTGTCTCCCTGCTCTACGGAGCTGTTTTGTTCATGTACCTGAGACCCACGGCACACTCCTCCTTTAAGATGAATAAGGTGGTGTCGGTGCTGAATACTATTCTCACACCCCTTCTGAATCCCTTTATTTATACAATCAgaaacaaggaggtgaaaggagCCCTAAGGAAGGCAATGGTTTGCCCAAAGACTCATCATCCAGTGTAA